A window from Centropristis striata isolate RG_2023a ecotype Rhode Island chromosome 2, C.striata_1.0, whole genome shotgun sequence encodes these proteins:
- the LOC131991259 gene encoding E3 ubiquitin-protein ligase MARCHF3-like, with the protein MAPYIADMTAEEALGPWVSRPVGDVKLVPEHKLEEELNSCNQEAMHTDMPTEECSAISDSLCSEEPFCRICHEGKSSGELLSPCECSGSLAMVHRACLEHWLTASNSGHCELCHHQFALERLPKPLTEWLCSPSMQQQRRTLCGDAVCFLFITPLASLSGWLCVQGAMDLYWTNGMEALGLLILTLALFTIYVFWTVVSVRYHMHLFKTWKKTEQRVRLQIPLPAHSPTSQQTLSIDTLCKSTNKETMV; encoded by the exons ATGGCCCCTTATATAGCAGACATGACAGCAGAGGAAGCCCTGGGCCCATGGGTGTCCAGACCTGTGGGAGACGTCAAGTTAGTACCTGAACACAAGTTGGAGGAGGAACTCAACAGCTGCAACCAGGAAGCAATGCACACAGACATGCCCACTGAGGAATGTTCAGCAATCAGTGATAG TCTGTGCAGCGAGGAGCCATTCTGTAGGATCTGCCATGAAGGCAAGTCCTCAGGAGAGCTGCTGTCCCCCTGCGAGTGCTCTGGTAGCCTGGCCATGGTGCACCGGGCCTGTCTGGAGCACTGGCTCACCGCCTCCAATAGTGGCCACTGTGAACTCTGCCACCACCAGTTTGCACTGGAGCGCCTGCCAAAACCTCTTACTGAG TGGTTGTGTTCTCCATCCATGCAACAGCAGAGGAGGACGCTGTGTGGTGATGCAGTGTGTTTCCTGTTCATCACGCCACTGGCCAGCCTATCAGGATGGCTGTGTGTTCAGGGAGCTATGGACCTCTATTGGACCAACGGCATGGAGGCCCTGGGCCTGCTGATCCTCACACTGGCCCTCTTCACCATATACGTCTTCTGGACAGTG GTATCTGTGCGCTACCACATGCATCTGTTCAAGACGTGGAAGAAGACTGAGCAGAGAGTGCGACTGCAGATTCCCCTGCCTGCCCACAGCCCGACCAGCCAACAGACCCTGTCCATAGACACCCTCTGCAAATCCACCAACAAAGAGACTATGGTGTAG